A region of Salvelinus alpinus chromosome 24, SLU_Salpinus.1, whole genome shotgun sequence DNA encodes the following proteins:
- the LOC139551864 gene encoding endonuclease domain-containing 1 protein-like has translation MFLWVPWAWCGVVEDFDHVEHCKDYMYMGIPPRGYLAGSNLKKICQILEDNPRFVTLYDPRRHMPLYSAYTFKRSDGEKSMDQPWMYEPQLASSKSSSNMEVYPQPAQMHMRLMDSQAVLEDFTDVPQYVRGQLNPDQHQLEPLDKAATYTLSNVVPQIREFNTGPWAQHEDRIRRRLNNYCRGNAYVITGVTSAGNMIRRDNQDRVGIPEYMWTAYCCPDYDHNAPYLERYRFPVFGAYGLNNRVNNAVVEVPIKTLETFLKGRMDVDKNYQIFYNDCVPDDM, from the exons ATGTTCCTGTGGGTGCCCTGGgcctggtgtggtgtggtggaggACTTTGACCATGTGGAGCACTGTAAGGACTATATGTACATGGGCATACCACCACGGGGCTACCTGGCGGGCAGCAACCTGAAGAAGATCTGCCAGATCCTGGAGGACAACCCCCGATTCGTCACCCTCTATGACCCCCGCAGACACATGCCCCTCTACTCTGCCTACACCTTCAAACGGTCTGACGGGGAGAAGAGCATGGACCAGCCCTGGATGTACGAACCACAG ctgGCCTCCAGTAAATCCAGCAGTAATATGGAGGTCTACCCACAGCCGGCTCAGATGCACATGCGTCTCATGGACAGTCAGGCGGTGCTGGAGGACTTTACAGACGTGCCCCAGTATGTGCGTGGCCAACTGAACCCAGACCAGCACCAGTTGGAGCCCCTCGACAAGGCAGCCACCTACACCCTGTCCAACGTGGTGCCTCAGATCAGAGAGTTCAACACTGGCCCCTGGGCCCAGCACGAGGACCGTATCAGACGACGTCTCAACAACTACTGCCGCGGCAATGCCTATGTCATCACGGGAGTTACCTCGGCCGGGAACATGATTCGGCGAGACAACCAGGACCGTGTGGGCATCCCAGAGTACATGTGGACGGCCTACTGCTGTCCAGACTACGACCACAATGCCCCCTACCTAGAGCGCTACCGCTTTCCTGTGTTTGGGGCCTATGGTCTGAATAATAGGGTCAACAATGCTGTGGTGGAGGTGCCTATCAAGACCCTAGAGACGTTTCTGAAGGGACGGATGGACGTGGACAAGAACTACCAGATTTTCTACAATGACTGTGTGCCTGATGACATGTAG
- the LOC139552459 gene encoding endonuclease domain-containing 1 protein, translating to MQFSPGCLVLVFSLFHSAPRAPATVVEDFNHVERCKDSLYMGTPPRGIIDAKLKKICQRYADKPRFVTLYDPQKRIPVYSAYSFKKTEGDRRVDYPWMYEPQLAEVDGNGNMLPFPTGYLHMKFEDSQAVLDDYSDVVLYERGHLNPDQHQSDPHDRASTYTLTNVVPEIREFNIGPWREHEERIRVRLNNYCRGTAFIVTGVTTTGHMIRRNNQDRVAIPEDVWTAYCCTDYDRNAPHDVRIRFPSQAALAKNAKEGNTVHEITVQDLENFLKTRMDVDQNLQLFYDNCISPSPLPLYLHHTI from the exons ATGCAATTCTCTCCGGGCTGTTTGGTGTTGGTGTTCTCCCTTTTCCATAGTGCACCTAGAGCTCCGGCCACTGTGGTTGAGGACTTCAACCATGTAGAACGATGCAAGGATTCCTTATACATGGGAACCCCACCACGGGGAATCATTGATGCCAAACTGAAGAAGATCTGTCAGCGCTATGCAGACAAGCCACGCTTCGTGACCCTGTACGACCCTCAGAAACGAATCCCCGTCTACTCAGCCTACTCCTTCAAGAAGACAGAGGGAGACCGGCGCGTGGACTACCCCTGGATGTATGAGCCACAG ctggcAGAGGTTGATGGCAATGGAAACATGCTACCCTTCCCTACCGGCTACCTGCACATGAAGTTTGAGGACAGCCAGGCAGTGCTGGATGACTACTCTGACGTGGTACTGTATGAACGTGGCCACCTGAACCCAGACCAGCACCAGTCTGACCCTCATGACCGTGCCTCCACTTACACCCTGACCAACGTGGTGCCAGAGATCAGAGAGTTCAACATTGGGCCGTGGCGTGAGCATGAGGAGCGCATCCGTGTCCGCCTCAACAACTACTGCCGTGGCACCGCCTTCATCGTCACAGGGGTGACCACTACAGGTCACATGATTCGCCGGAACAACCAGGACCGCGTGGCCATCCCTGAGGACGTGTGGACTGCCTACTGCTGCACTGACTATGACCGCAACGCCCCCCACGATGTCCGCATCCGCTTCCCCTCCCAGGCTGCCCTGGCCAAGAACGCCAAGGAGGGCAACACAGTCCACGAGATAACTGTCCAGGACTTGGAGAACTTCCTGAAGACCCGGATGGACGTGGACCAGAACCTGCAGCTCTTCTATGACAACtgcatctccccctctcccctccctctgtacCTCCACCACACCATCTAA